In one Neobacillus sp. CF12 genomic region, the following are encoded:
- a CDS encoding MATE family efflux transporter, giving the protein MEKSANKSTTPLSLLTITWPIFVELFLQVIMGSTDTIMLSHISDDAVAAVGVANQLIFLCILIFTFVSSGTAVVLSQYLGAGLKSEVRTVTAISITLNLAIGLVISLLMIIFRKELLSLFHLPEHITGLGEQYLAIVGGTVFLQAVLITVSSILRANGYTRDAMMVSITMNVIHLIGNAILIYGLLGFQEMGVVGVSISTAISRAIALALILKLLYDRIPINLKLRDYITIDGIQIKRIMKIGVPAAGEQICFNLSQLAITAIIALLGAASLTTRVYTQNIMSFILVFGLAMGQGTQILIGYKAGARDFDGAYHQLLKSLRYSLIMTVAIAIVVALFREPLMSFFTKDQEIVSLGGILLLLCLILEPGRTFNLVVINSLRATGDANISLIMGFISMWGISVPLAYFLGIHLGFGLPGIWIAFIVDEWFRGITMYFRWRSRVWEKKVLVQNQVTTTV; this is encoded by the coding sequence ATGGAAAAGTCCGCAAATAAAAGCACCACGCCGTTAAGTCTGCTCACCATTACTTGGCCAATTTTTGTAGAACTATTTCTCCAAGTCATAATGGGCAGCACGGATACTATTATGCTGTCGCATATTTCGGATGACGCTGTTGCAGCCGTGGGTGTGGCAAATCAACTCATATTTTTATGTATTCTCATTTTTACTTTTGTTTCGAGTGGTACTGCTGTGGTTCTCTCACAGTACTTAGGTGCAGGGTTAAAAAGCGAAGTTAGGACAGTAACAGCGATCTCGATTACCCTCAATCTTGCCATTGGCCTGGTCATTAGCTTATTAATGATTATTTTTAGAAAAGAACTATTAAGCTTATTTCACCTGCCGGAGCATATCACCGGTCTAGGTGAACAGTATCTTGCGATTGTAGGAGGAACAGTATTTCTTCAAGCTGTTTTGATTACTGTTTCTTCTATTCTAAGAGCGAATGGGTACACAAGGGATGCCATGATGGTTTCCATCACAATGAACGTCATTCACTTAATTGGAAATGCGATCTTAATCTATGGATTATTGGGATTTCAAGAAATGGGTGTAGTCGGAGTGTCCATTTCAACTGCGATTAGCAGGGCGATAGCATTGGCTCTTATTTTAAAGCTACTGTATGATCGAATTCCGATAAATCTTAAATTAAGAGATTATATAACGATTGATGGTATTCAGATAAAAAGAATTATGAAAATTGGGGTACCAGCAGCCGGAGAACAAATTTGTTTCAACCTCAGCCAGCTAGCGATTACAGCCATCATTGCACTGCTGGGGGCTGCTTCGTTAACAACGCGTGTATATACACAGAATATTATGTCCTTTATACTTGTATTTGGCCTGGCGATGGGACAGGGAACGCAAATTCTAATTGGCTACAAGGCAGGAGCCAGAGATTTTGATGGTGCTTATCATCAATTACTCAAAAGCTTACGATATAGTCTAATAATGACAGTGGCAATTGCGATAGTAGTAGCTTTATTTAGAGAACCCCTGATGAGTTTTTTTACTAAAGATCAAGAAATTGTTTCTTTGGGCGGTATATTATTATTGCTTTGCCTCATTCTCGAGCCAGGGAGAACCTTTAATTTAGTTGTTATCAATTCCTTGCGTGCAACAGGGGATGCAAACATTTCGCTCATTATGGGGTTTATATCAATGTGGGGAATAAGTGTTCCATTAGCCTATTTTTTAGGGATTCATCTTGGATTTGGGTTACCGGGGATCTGGATTGCATTTATTGTAGATGAATGGTTTAGAGGGATTACGATGTACTTTAGATGGAGAAGCCGGGTTTGGGAGAAAAAAGTATTAGTCCAAAATCAAGTCACTACCACGGTCTAA
- the xylB gene encoding xylulokinase, with translation MKYVIGVDLGTSAVKILLVNQNGAVCQEVSKSYPLIIEKSGYSEQNPEEWVEKTIAGLAELIQQFDGDVNDIEGISFSGQMHGLVLLDDNNQVLRNAILWNDTRTTKQCQEIYDVVGRNRLLDVTKNPALEGFTLPKILWVKENEPLIFEKASVFLLPKDYLRYRLTGNIHMEYSDAAGTLLLNVAKREWSPEVLEAFDLSTEFCPPLVESHAFVGTLSAELAQATGLSEAIKVFAGGADNACGAIGSGILSEGKTLASIGTSGVVLAYEQRNDLDFEGKVHYFNHSEENAYYTMGVTLAAGYSLSWFKDTFAKEEAFELFLEGVDEIHAGSNGLLFTPYIVGERTPHADSTIRGSFIGVDAAHERKHFARAVLEGITFSLNESIEIFRSSGKTIDSIISIGGGAKNETWLQMQADIFDAKIEKLTSEQGPGMGAAMLAAYGCGWYPSLKECAQTFIQTAKTYYPIPENVEAYKKLFTIYQQVYTQTKDLNEQLREFRK, from the coding sequence ATGAAATATGTAATTGGTGTTGACCTTGGAACAAGTGCCGTAAAAATCTTACTCGTTAATCAAAATGGTGCTGTTTGTCAGGAAGTATCCAAATCTTATCCGCTTATTATTGAAAAATCAGGATATAGCGAGCAAAATCCTGAAGAATGGGTGGAAAAAACAATAGCAGGTTTAGCTGAACTAATCCAGCAATTTGACGGAGACGTAAATGATATTGAAGGTATCAGTTTCTCAGGCCAGATGCACGGTCTTGTATTATTAGATGATAATAACCAAGTACTAAGAAATGCAATTTTGTGGAATGACACCAGAACTACGAAGCAATGTCAGGAAATTTACGACGTTGTTGGCAGAAACCGTTTGTTGGACGTAACGAAAAACCCTGCGTTAGAAGGCTTTACTTTGCCGAAAATTCTTTGGGTAAAAGAAAACGAACCTTTGATTTTTGAAAAGGCTAGTGTGTTCTTGCTTCCAAAGGATTACCTTCGATATCGGCTAACAGGAAATATTCACATGGAATACTCCGATGCAGCGGGAACATTATTATTAAACGTAGCAAAACGTGAATGGAGCCCTGAGGTATTAGAAGCATTTGATCTATCCACTGAATTTTGTCCGCCATTAGTAGAATCACATGCGTTTGTGGGTACGCTTTCGGCTGAATTAGCTCAAGCTACTGGATTATCAGAAGCAATAAAGGTGTTCGCTGGCGGTGCGGACAACGCTTGCGGTGCGATTGGTTCAGGGATTCTTTCAGAAGGAAAAACATTAGCAAGTATTGGCACTTCCGGAGTGGTGCTTGCCTATGAACAAAGAAATGACCTTGATTTTGAAGGAAAAGTTCACTACTTTAACCACAGTGAAGAAAATGCTTACTATACAATGGGTGTAACCTTGGCTGCCGGCTATAGTTTAAGCTGGTTTAAGGATACATTCGCCAAGGAAGAGGCTTTTGAGCTATTTTTAGAAGGTGTGGATGAAATTCATGCAGGGAGTAACGGACTATTATTTACACCGTATATCGTCGGGGAAAGAACGCCGCATGCGGATTCTACTATTCGCGGCAGCTTTATCGGTGTTGATGCGGCACATGAGCGGAAGCATTTTGCCCGTGCAGTTCTTGAAGGAATTACGTTCTCATTAAACGAATCAATTGAAATTTTTAGAAGCAGTGGAAAGACGATTGATTCAATTATCTCTATTGGCGGCGGCGCTAAAAACGAAACATGGCTGCAAATGCAGGCGGATATTTTCGATGCGAAAATTGAAAAACTTACTAGCGAACAAGGCCCAGGAATGGGTGCTGCAATGTTAGCAGCGTATGGCTGTGGCTGGTATCCTTCATTGAAAGAATGCGCACAAACCTTTATCCAAACAGCAAAGACCTACTATCCAATTCCAGAAAATGTCGAGGCATATAAGAAACTATTTACCATTTATCAACAAGTGTATACACAAACAAAGGATTTAAATGAGCAATTAAGAGAGTTTAGAAAGTAA
- the xylA gene encoding xylose isomerase, with product MAYFETVNKIKFEGATSKNPFAFKYYNPEEKINGKTMEEILRFSVAYWHTFTADGTDPFGVGTAIRPWDNLKGLDLAKARVEAAFELFEKLNVPFFAFHDVDIAPEGSTLKETNENQDVIVGMIKEYMKTSKTKLLWNTANMFSNPRYVHGAATSPNADVFAYSAAKVKKALEVAKELGAENYVFWGGREGYETLLNTNMKLEQDNLARFFHMAVDYAKEIGLNVPFLIEPKPKEPTKHQYDFDVATGLAFLQKYDLTDYFKFNIEANHATLAGHTFEHELRTARINGMLGSVDANQGDTLLGWDTDEFPTDLYTNTLAMYEILKNGGLGKGGLNFDAKVRRGSFEAEDLFHAHIAGMDAFAIGLKVANKLIEDKVLDSFIEERYSSYTKGVGLEIVEGKTNFRELEAYALGLTEIKNISGRTERLKATINQYLLETLSSVTV from the coding sequence ATGGCTTATTTCGAAACAGTTAACAAAATCAAATTTGAAGGCGCAACATCTAAAAATCCATTTGCATTTAAGTATTACAATCCGGAAGAAAAAATAAACGGAAAAACAATGGAAGAGATCCTTCGTTTCTCTGTTGCTTACTGGCATACATTCACTGCTGATGGTACTGATCCATTTGGCGTAGGTACAGCTATCAGACCTTGGGACAATTTAAAAGGATTAGATTTGGCGAAAGCACGTGTAGAAGCAGCTTTTGAACTTTTTGAAAAACTAAATGTTCCTTTCTTTGCCTTTCATGATGTTGATATTGCACCAGAAGGAAGCACTTTAAAAGAAACCAATGAAAACCAAGATGTCATTGTTGGAATGATTAAAGAATATATGAAAACAAGCAAAACAAAATTGCTTTGGAATACAGCAAACATGTTCTCTAACCCACGTTATGTTCATGGTGCTGCAACCTCTCCAAATGCAGACGTTTTTGCATACTCTGCAGCTAAGGTGAAAAAGGCATTAGAAGTAGCGAAAGAACTTGGTGCCGAAAACTATGTTTTCTGGGGCGGCCGTGAAGGTTACGAGACACTTCTAAATACAAACATGAAGCTTGAACAAGATAACTTAGCCCGCTTCTTCCATATGGCAGTAGATTATGCAAAGGAAATTGGCTTAAATGTTCCATTCTTAATTGAGCCAAAACCGAAAGAACCAACAAAACACCAATACGATTTTGATGTGGCTACTGGTCTAGCATTCTTACAAAAGTATGATCTAACAGACTACTTCAAGTTTAATATTGAAGCAAACCACGCTACTTTGGCTGGTCACACATTTGAGCATGAGTTAAGAACAGCCCGTATTAACGGAATGTTAGGCTCTGTTGACGCTAACCAAGGTGATACACTACTTGGCTGGGATACAGATGAGTTTCCAACTGATCTTTACACGAACACATTAGCTATGTATGAAATTTTGAAAAATGGCGGTTTAGGAAAGGGCGGCTTGAACTTCGATGCAAAAGTAAGAAGAGGTTCATTTGAAGCAGAAGATCTATTCCACGCGCACATTGCTGGTATGGATGCATTTGCAATCGGCCTTAAAGTTGCTAATAAGCTAATCGAAGATAAAGTACTTGATAGCTTTATTGAAGAACGCTACAGCAGTTATACAAAAGGAGTTGGCTTAGAGATCGTTGAAGGGAAAACCAACTTCCGTGAGCTTGAAGCTTATGCCCTAGGGTTAACAGAAATCAAGAACATTTCTGGCAGAACAGAACGCCTGAAAGCTACAATTAACCAATATTTACTTGAAACTCTTTCAAGTGTAACAGTATAA
- a CDS encoding Gfo/Idh/MocA family oxidoreductase: MRKVRWGVISTADIAQTQVIPAILRSENAELVGIASRDSKAKDVAEKFLIPNYYQSYEELLRDQEIEAVYIPLPNHLHSEWVKKAAKFGKHVLVEKPAALSTVETQEMVEFCHRNNVKFMEAFMYQFHPQHKRVKEIIKSGEIGEIKFMRASFSFFLENRKNNIRMNKEMGGGSIYDVGCYGIHAVRHLLGTEPVKVEAFAELDPRTGTDLSAIVHMKMENGVNCVIDSSFDMSFRQEYEIVGTRSRIFVPHAYRPDVVSHDAVVYVGDRSENIAGDQYKLQIEHFSNAIVNSSEPSYSAENTLKNMRVIEACYQSIEEGRAITLNESQFEV; this comes from the coding sequence TTGAGAAAAGTCCGTTGGGGAGTTATTAGCACGGCAGATATTGCCCAGACACAGGTCATTCCAGCCATTTTACGTTCTGAAAATGCAGAACTAGTCGGCATCGCGAGTAGGGATAGTAAAGCAAAGGATGTGGCAGAAAAATTTTTAATTCCTAATTATTACCAATCTTATGAAGAACTGCTTAGAGACCAAGAAATTGAAGCTGTATACATTCCGCTCCCGAATCACTTACATAGCGAATGGGTGAAAAAAGCAGCCAAGTTTGGGAAACATGTCCTTGTTGAAAAGCCTGCCGCACTATCAACTGTTGAAACACAGGAAATGGTTGAATTTTGCCATAGAAATAATGTGAAATTCATGGAAGCATTTATGTATCAATTTCATCCACAGCATAAGAGAGTGAAAGAAATTATCAAATCGGGTGAGATTGGAGAAATCAAGTTTATGCGGGCAAGTTTTTCATTTTTTCTAGAAAATAGAAAAAACAATATCCGCATGAACAAAGAAATGGGGGGCGGCAGTATTTATGATGTCGGCTGCTATGGAATCCATGCAGTTCGTCATCTCCTTGGGACTGAGCCAGTCAAGGTAGAGGCATTTGCAGAACTTGATCCTCGCACGGGAACTGATCTTTCTGCCATCGTCCATATGAAAATGGAAAATGGCGTTAATTGCGTGATTGATTCTAGTTTTGATATGTCATTTAGACAGGAATACGAGATTGTTGGAACAAGAAGCAGAATCTTCGTACCGCATGCCTATCGACCAGATGTGGTCAGTCATGACGCTGTTGTTTATGTCGGAGACAGGTCTGAGAATATTGCAGGAGATCAATATAAATTACAAATTGAACATTTTTCAAACGCAATAGTTAATAGCAGTGAACCTTCCTATTCAGCAGAAAATACCCTTAAAAATATGCGGGTCATTGAGGCGTGCTATCAATCAATTGAAGAAGGCAGGGCAATCACTCTAAATGAAAGTCAATTTGAAGTTTAA
- a CDS encoding ROK family protein, protein MVTITWNQQLVKKNNKALVLQLIMEKEPISRADIAQVSGLHKATVSSLVNELLEEELVFESGPGESSGGRRPVILHFNKVAGYAIGIDIGVNYVLCVLTDLKGNILIEKNQLVNRTPYPTILGTVQNMIQSLISEMPGSRYGVVGIGVGVPGIVNKEGSVLLAPNLGWTNIQLKMDLEKLFQVPVIIENEANAGAFGEQQFGVGQDYQNIIYISAGIGIGVGIILNKELYQGKNGFSGEMGHMIIDIDGKPCSCGSRGCWEAYASEHALLEMAGENADTLESLIYLAENGDEAVKNLFQKIGNYLGYGINNIINTFNPDQVIIGNRLALTKEWIEEPIRNTIKNHTLTHHQHEMRLDFSGLGMYSTVLGVSAFVVENFIKEESKVL, encoded by the coding sequence GTGGTAACCATAACATGGAATCAGCAACTCGTTAAAAAAAATAATAAAGCACTTGTATTACAGTTAATTATGGAAAAGGAGCCCATTTCAAGGGCGGACATTGCTCAAGTATCTGGTTTACATAAGGCAACGGTTTCTTCGCTAGTAAATGAATTATTAGAAGAAGAACTTGTTTTTGAATCAGGACCAGGGGAATCAAGTGGCGGACGGCGTCCCGTGATCCTGCATTTTAATAAAGTCGCAGGATATGCGATTGGTATTGATATCGGGGTAAACTATGTATTATGTGTTTTGACCGATTTAAAAGGGAATATTTTAATTGAAAAAAATCAGTTGGTTAATCGAACCCCCTACCCAACTATTTTAGGCACTGTTCAGAACATGATTCAGTCACTAATCTCTGAAATGCCAGGCAGCAGGTATGGAGTTGTAGGCATAGGAGTGGGTGTTCCTGGAATCGTAAACAAAGAGGGTTCTGTCCTTCTTGCACCGAACTTAGGCTGGACAAATATACAGCTGAAAATGGACCTTGAGAAGCTATTCCAAGTTCCTGTCATTATTGAAAATGAGGCAAACGCCGGGGCTTTCGGTGAACAACAGTTTGGTGTAGGTCAAGACTATCAAAACATTATTTATATTAGTGCTGGGATTGGTATCGGTGTAGGAATTATTTTAAACAAAGAATTATATCAAGGAAAAAATGGATTTTCTGGCGAAATGGGACACATGATTATTGATATCGACGGTAAACCATGCAGCTGTGGCAGCCGAGGCTGTTGGGAAGCCTATGCTTCTGAACATGCTCTACTGGAGATGGCTGGGGAAAACGCAGATACACTTGAGTCTTTAATATACCTTGCAGAAAACGGTGATGAAGCCGTTAAGAATCTATTTCAAAAAATCGGCAATTACCTTGGATATGGTATCAATAACATTATTAATACCTTTAACCCTGACCAGGTAATCATTGGGAACCGTTTAGCTCTAACAAAAGAATGGATAGAGGAGCCGATTCGAAATACCATTAAAAATCACACACTCACTCATCATCAACATGAAATGAGATTGGATTTTTCGGGACTTGGAATGTATTCTACTGTATTAGGTGTTTCTGCTTTTGTGGTTGAGAATTTTATAAAAGAAGAATCTAAAGTCTTATAA
- a CDS encoding glycoside hydrolase family 43 protein, whose translation MEKKSKPNEPLVTHIYTADPSAHVFEGKLYIYPSHDLDHDEPSNDNGDQYKMEDYHVLSMDDVNSSVVDHGEALHVKDVPWASKQMWAPDAAYKNNTYYLFFPARDKDGIFRIGVATSPNPAGPFTPQENYIPGSFSIDPAVLVDEDNRAYVYFGGLWGGQLEKWQTGTFIPDAEGPAPDAPALGPRVAELSDDMLTFKSEPKEISIVDEDGNHILASDEDRRYFEGPWVHKYNGLYYLSYSTGTTHKIVYAVSENPQGPFVFKGTILTPVIGWTTHHSIVEFNNKWYLFYHDCSLSDGVNHKRSVKYTELKYNSDGTIQTIDPYGDK comes from the coding sequence ATGGAGAAAAAATCAAAACCAAACGAGCCTTTAGTTACACACATTTATACTGCAGATCCTTCCGCACATGTCTTTGAAGGAAAGCTTTATATTTATCCATCTCATGACCTAGATCATGACGAGCCTTCTAATGATAATGGTGACCAATATAAGATGGAAGATTACCATGTCCTTTCTATGGATGATGTTAACTCTTCTGTTGTCGACCACGGGGAAGCGCTTCACGTAAAGGATGTACCATGGGCATCGAAACAAATGTGGGCACCTGATGCGGCTTACAAAAACAACACTTATTATTTATTCTTCCCAGCAAGAGATAAAGATGGCATTTTCAGAATTGGGGTCGCAACCAGCCCTAATCCTGCAGGTCCTTTTACACCGCAAGAAAATTACATACCTGGCAGTTTCAGCATCGACCCAGCTGTTTTAGTGGATGAAGATAATAGAGCCTATGTTTATTTTGGCGGCCTTTGGGGAGGACAGTTAGAAAAGTGGCAGACTGGAACATTTATTCCAGATGCTGAAGGTCCTGCACCAGATGCTCCTGCACTAGGACCAAGAGTTGCTGAACTATCCGACGATATGCTGACATTTAAAAGTGAACCGAAGGAAATTTCCATTGTTGATGAAGATGGTAATCACATTCTTGCCAGTGATGAAGACAGAAGATATTTCGAAGGTCCGTGGGTTCATAAATACAATGGTCTTTACTATCTATCTTATTCAACCGGTACGACCCATAAAATAGTTTATGCGGTAAGTGAAAACCCACAGGGTCCATTTGTGTTTAAAGGAACGATTCTAACTCCTGTTATTGGCTGGACCACACATCATTCGATTGTTGAGTTTAACAATAAGTGGTACCTGTTCTATCATGATTGCTCGTTATCAGATGGAGTGAACCATAAGCGCTCTGTGAAGTACACTGAACTAAAATATAACAGTGACGGAACGATCCAAACGATTGACCCTTACGGGGATAAATAA
- the tmk gene encoding dTMP kinase, which yields MSYFITLEGVEGSGKSTIINFIKDSLETSGKKVVVTREPGGIDIAEQIRSVILDRENTKMEGRTEALLYAAARRQHLIEKVIPSLKEGNIVLCDRFIDSSLAYQGYARGLGINEVYSVNKFAIENLMPDLTLYLDLDPQIGLNRIAKNKGREINRLDLEEINFHVKVREGYEEVLKMFPERMVRIDANQEIGKVIADITKVLVERLK from the coding sequence ATGAGTTACTTTATTACCCTTGAAGGTGTCGAGGGATCTGGCAAATCAACCATAATTAATTTCATTAAAGACTCTCTTGAGACGAGTGGAAAAAAGGTAGTTGTTACAAGAGAGCCTGGAGGAATTGATATAGCAGAGCAAATTCGTTCCGTAATTTTAGATAGAGAGAATACTAAAATGGAGGGCAGAACAGAAGCCCTGCTTTATGCCGCAGCAAGAAGACAACATTTAATAGAAAAGGTAATACCGTCTCTTAAGGAAGGCAATATTGTATTATGTGATCGATTTATTGATAGCAGCCTAGCCTATCAGGGATATGCAAGAGGATTAGGTATCAATGAGGTTTATTCAGTAAATAAATTTGCAATTGAAAACTTAATGCCTGATTTAACTTTGTACTTGGATTTGGATCCTCAAATAGGATTAAATCGAATTGCAAAAAATAAAGGGAGAGAAATAAACAGATTAGATTTAGAAGAAATAAACTTTCATGTTAAAGTCAGGGAGGGCTATGAAGAAGTATTGAAGATGTTTCCAGAACGAATGGTCAGAATAGACGCAAATCAAGAAATTGGAAAAGTTATAGCGGATATTACTAAAGTATTAGTAGAGAGGCTGAAATAA
- a CDS encoding aminotransferase class I/II-fold pyridoxal phosphate-dependent enzyme, which translates to MHKQTEIPLYEALLKYKNSKPISFHVPGHKSGALFHLQSNNIFQEILRIDATELSGLDDLHSPEGVIKVGQELLADLYQVKESFFLVNGSTVGNLAMILSVCEKDDVILVQRNCHKSVLNALKLVKARPVFLEPEYNPDWKTATGVSKEIVERAISLYPETKAIVLTYPNYYGMVYDLKSVIEIAHSHNVPVLVDEAHGPHFIIGEPFPVSAVQLGADIVVHSAHKTLPAMTMGSYLHINSERVNHNKVKEYLQMLQSSSPSYVIMASLDLARNYLATYQPDDMAYLQKEITRFKAELATIPCIHVLEYPDSGGDTLKITIQSRSRLSGFELQKRFEEKGIYTELADPFNVLLILPLLKENQDYPLVEASRKIKEQLEEIPYDPGEEEFQISSGKISELAVPYEKLSNIESELIPLTEAAGQVCAETIIPYPPGIPLLLMGELITEEKVKQLTQLRNKGARFQGGSFLDSNQIYIVKQFIK; encoded by the coding sequence ATGCATAAACAAACAGAAATTCCATTATACGAAGCGTTGCTCAAATACAAAAATTCCAAACCTATATCATTTCATGTTCCTGGACATAAGTCAGGGGCACTTTTCCATTTGCAGTCTAATAACATTTTTCAGGAAATTCTACGAATCGATGCGACGGAATTATCGGGATTAGATGATTTGCATTCTCCTGAAGGAGTAATAAAAGTGGGCCAAGAGCTATTAGCAGATCTTTATCAGGTTAAAGAAAGCTTTTTCTTAGTCAATGGATCTACAGTTGGAAATTTAGCCATGATTTTGTCAGTTTGTGAAAAGGATGATGTTATCCTAGTACAAAGAAACTGCCATAAATCAGTCTTAAATGCTCTAAAACTTGTAAAAGCCCGTCCTGTTTTTTTAGAGCCAGAATACAATCCAGATTGGAAAACTGCGACAGGTGTATCAAAAGAAATAGTGGAAAGAGCTATTTCTCTCTATCCAGAAACAAAGGCAATTGTCTTAACCTATCCGAACTACTATGGAATGGTGTATGATTTAAAAAGTGTTATAGAGATTGCACATAGTCATAATGTTCCTGTACTGGTTGATGAGGCACATGGGCCTCATTTTATTATTGGTGAACCGTTCCCGGTATCGGCTGTCCAATTAGGGGCTGATATTGTCGTTCATTCCGCGCATAAAACCCTGCCCGCCATGACAATGGGTTCTTATTTACATATAAACAGTGAGCGAGTCAATCACAACAAAGTAAAAGAGTACCTGCAAATGCTGCAGTCCAGCAGCCCATCTTACGTGATCATGGCTTCACTCGATCTTGCAAGAAATTATTTAGCAACATACCAACCGGACGATATGGCATACCTACAAAAAGAAATAACCCGCTTTAAAGCTGAGTTGGCAACTATTCCATGTATACATGTATTGGAGTATCCTGACTCAGGAGGGGACACATTAAAAATAACCATCCAATCAAGGTCTAGATTAAGTGGATTTGAACTCCAGAAAAGATTCGAAGAGAAGGGTATTTATACAGAACTAGCAGATCCCTTTAATGTGCTATTGATCCTTCCCTTATTGAAGGAAAACCAAGACTATCCATTAGTAGAAGCAAGCAGGAAAATAAAAGAGCAACTAGAAGAGATACCATACGATCCAGGTGAGGAAGAGTTCCAAATTAGTTCAGGAAAGATATCTGAATTAGCGGTTCCCTATGAGAAGTTGTCGAATATTGAGAGTGAATTAATACCCCTAACAGAAGCTGCGGGGCAGGTGTGTGCAGAGACGATCATACCATATCCACCTGGTATTCCACTGCTGTTAATGGGTGAGTTAATCACGGAGGAAAAGGTAAAGCAACTCACCCAATTAAGGAATAAGGGAGCGAGATTTCAAGGAGGCTCCTTCCTAGATAGTAATCAAATCTACATAGTAAAACAATTTATTAAATAG
- a CDS encoding sigma factor G inhibitor Gin has protein sequence MEVVWLSSLAHSHYHETCVICENQKQKGIHLYTSFICTECEEDLIQTETHDPKYKYYLKQLRKITTPEIFS, from the coding sequence ATGGAGGTGGTGTGGTTGAGTTCATTAGCACATAGTCATTATCACGAAACGTGCGTTATTTGCGAAAATCAAAAACAAAAAGGGATACATCTATATACTTCATTTATTTGTACAGAATGCGAAGAAGACTTAATCCAAACAGAAACACATGACCCGAAATATAAGTATTATCTAAAACAACTAAGAAAAATTACAACACCTGAAATTTTTTCGTAA
- a CDS encoding pro-sigmaK processing inhibitor BofA family protein: MEPIIIISILGGLILILLFSGAPFKPAKFIGQAVVKILIGALLLFFLNTAGNSFGIHVPINFATSAVSGFLGIPGLVALAAIQKFII; encoded by the coding sequence TTGGAACCTATAATAATCATTTCGATACTAGGCGGGCTCATACTTATTCTTTTGTTTTCAGGCGCTCCTTTTAAACCGGCTAAGTTTATTGGCCAAGCAGTTGTTAAGATATTGATAGGAGCACTACTATTATTCTTTTTAAATACAGCTGGGAATAGTTTTGGTATCCATGTACCGATTAATTTTGCAACATCTGCTGTCTCAGGATTTCTTGGAATCCCAGGATTAGTAGCGCTGGCTGCAATTCAAAAATTTATAATCTAG
- a CDS encoding YaaL family protein yields MFFQRKGWLRKEFDEKLLIQLQEYKEHWQEQKQLLDKSFDPSEEAICQTNIAQAKYFFLLREAKERNVSMKR; encoded by the coding sequence ATGTTTTTTCAGCGCAAAGGGTGGCTGCGGAAAGAATTTGACGAAAAATTGTTAATTCAGCTACAGGAATATAAAGAACACTGGCAAGAACAAAAACAATTATTAGATAAAAGTTTTGACCCATCTGAGGAAGCGATTTGTCAAACAAATATTGCCCAAGCAAAGTATTTCTTTCTATTAAGAGAAGCAAAAGAAAGAAATGTAAGTATGAAAAGGTAA